ACGAGGAGATCCGCCGCGCCATCCAGGTGCTGGCGCGCCGCACCAAGAACAACCCGGTGCTGATCGGCGAGCCGGGCGTGGGCAAGACCGCGATCGTCGAGGGCCTCGCGCTGCGCATCGCCAAGGGCGACGTGCCCGAGGCGCTGAAGGACAAGCGCGTGATGTCGGTGGATCTCGGCGCCATGGTCGCTGGCGCCAAGTATCGGGGCGAATTCGAGGAGCGGCTGAAGGGCCTCTTGAAAGAGGTGGAGGAGGCGGCCGGGCAGGTCATCCTTTTCATCGACGAGTTGCACACGCTGATCGGCGCGGGCAAGGCGGATGGCGCGATGGATGCGTCCAACCTGCTGAAGCCGGCGCTGGCGCGCGGCGAGTTGCACTGCATCGGCGCGACCACGCTCGACGAATACCGCAAGCACATCGAGAAGGACGCGGCCCTCGCGCGGCGCTTCCAGCCGGTGATGGTGGGCGAGCCGAGTGTGGCGGACACCGTCAGCATCCTGCGCGGCATCCGCGAGAAGTATGAGCTGCACCACGGCGTGCGCATCACCGATGGCGCGCTGGTGGCCGCTGCGACACTCAGCAACCGATACATCACCGACCGCTTCCTGCCCGACAAGGCGATCGACCTGGTGGATGAGGCGGCGTCGCGCCTGCGCATGCAGGTGGACAGCAAGCCGGAGGAGCTGGACGAGCTCGACCGCCGCCTGCTCCAGCTCAAGATCGAGCGCGAGGCGCTGAAGCGCGAGGAGGATGCCGCCTCGAAGGAGCGGCTGGTGAAGCTGGAGGCCGAGCTCTCGGAACTCGCCGAGAAGAGCGCGGCCATGACCGCGACCTGGGAGGCCGAGAAGGGCGCCGTGGTCGAGAGCCAGAAGCTGAAGGAGCAGCTGGACCAGGCCCGCACCGAGCAGGAGCTGGCCGAGCGCCGCGGCGACCTGAACAAGGCGGCCGAGCTGCGCTACGGCACGATCCCGACGCTGGAGAAGCAGATCGCCGAAGCCGGTGGCGGCGGCGCGCGCCTGGTGAACGAGGCGGTGACCGAGGAGGGCATCGCGCAGGTCGTCAGCCGCTGGACCGGCATTCCGGTCGAGAAGATGCTGGAGGGCGAGCGCGCCAAGCTGCTGCGGATGGAAGACGAGCTGCGCCAACGAGTCGTGGGGCAGGAGGAGGCGCTGGAGGCCGTCGCCAAGGCGGTGCGCCGGGCGCGTGCCGGCCTGCAGGACCCGAACCGGCCGATCGGCAGCTTCCTGTTCCTGGGACCGACCGGCGTGGGCAAGACGGAGCTGGTGAAGGCGACCGCGTCCTTCCTGTTCGATGACGACCGCGCCATGACGCGAATCGACATGAGCGAGTTCATGGAGAAGCACGCCGTTGCGCGGCTGATCGGCGCCCCTCCGGGCTATGTTGGCTACGAGGAGGGCGGCACGCTCACCGAAGCGGTTCGGCGCCGGCCCTACCAGGTGATCCTCTTCGACGAGGTCGAGAAGGCGCATGAGGATGTGTTCAACATCCTGCTCCAGGTGCTCGACGACGGTCGGCTGACGGATGGGCAGGGGCGGACGGTGGATTTCCGCAACTGCATCATCGTGCTGACCAGCAACCTCGGCTCGCAGGCCATTTCGGAGCTGCCGGACGGGGCGGAGGTGGAGCAGGCAAGGCCCGCCGTGATGCGGGCGGTGCGCGAGCGCTTCCGCCCGGAATTCCTCAACCGGCTGGATGAGGTGGTCCTGTTCCGCCGCCTGGCGCGGGAGGACATGGGCCGGATCGTCGAGATCCAGCTGGGTCGCCTGCGGGAGCTGCTGGAGGACCGGAAGATCACGCTCACGCTGGACGAGGCGGCGCGGGATTGGCTGGCCGAGGCGGGTTACGACCCGGTGTATGGGGCGCGGCCGCTCAAGCGCGTCATCCAGCGGAACCTGCAGGACCGGCTGGCCGGGATGCTGCTGGAAGGCACTGTGAAACCAGGGGATTCGCTGGAGGTCACCGAGGGTCCCGACGGGCTCGAGGTGAAGACCGTGGCGGAGGCTCCGGTTTAGCCTTTCATGGCTGCCATGCCTCTGTCACATGCAACGGGGGTTTACAGGTCGGGCGGGTCCCCATAGAACCCGCCCCACGACGAACGGGGGCGACCCCGGCGGCGGGCTGAGAAAGAGGCCGCTTGACGGCTCCGGGGTGACCCGGTAGGAAGCCCGCCCACCACACAGGGAAACCGAAGTGGTCTCGGTTGGCCGGACGCAAGTCCGGCCAAGTTGTTTCACAATTAAATCTGTTGTGCAGATGGTTATGATGGCTATCTGGATTGGGATGCGTGGTTGGCGCTGCGGTCTTTAGGGGCTGTTGTGTGTTGGCTATGTGTTTTGGTCTTGGTGGTTATGATGTTTGATTGATTGAGTGTTGTGATGGGTTTGGGATTGGTTGGTTGGTCTATTGGGCTGCGAGGTCTGATGGATGATGAACCTGAGAGTTTGATCCTGGCTCAGAGCGAACGCTGGCGGAATGCTTAACACATGCAAGTCGCACGGGGGCTTCGGCCTTAGTGGCGGACGGGTGAGTAACGCGTAGGAATGTGTCCGAGGGTGGGGGATAACGTTGGGAAACTGACGCTAATACCGCATATCTCCTGAGGGAGAAAGCCGTGAGGTGCCCACGGAGCAGCCTGCGTACGATTAGCTAGTTGGTTAGGTAAAGGCTGACCAAGGCGACGATCGTTAGCTGGTCTGAGAGGATGATCAGCCACACTGGAACT
This region of Sediminicoccus rosea genomic DNA includes:
- the clpB gene encoding ATP-dependent chaperone ClpB, encoding MDIEKFTERARGFIQAAQTIAIREYHQQLTPGHLLKALLDDEQGAATGLIAAAGGDANAVRGAIEAELRKIPAVQGAGAGQAPQLTAELVRALDAAQQAATKAGDAYVAQDRMLLGLAIADSAASRALKAGRATPDALEEAITRLRKGRKVDAPAAEDSFDALKKYARDLTEAARTGKLDPVIGRDEEIRRAIQVLARRTKNNPVLIGEPGVGKTAIVEGLALRIAKGDVPEALKDKRVMSVDLGAMVAGAKYRGEFEERLKGLLKEVEEAAGQVILFIDELHTLIGAGKADGAMDASNLLKPALARGELHCIGATTLDEYRKHIEKDAALARRFQPVMVGEPSVADTVSILRGIREKYELHHGVRITDGALVAAATLSNRYITDRFLPDKAIDLVDEAASRLRMQVDSKPEELDELDRRLLQLKIEREALKREEDAASKERLVKLEAELSELAEKSAAMTATWEAEKGAVVESQKLKEQLDQARTEQELAERRGDLNKAAELRYGTIPTLEKQIAEAGGGGARLVNEAVTEEGIAQVVSRWTGIPVEKMLEGERAKLLRMEDELRQRVVGQEEALEAVAKAVRRARAGLQDPNRPIGSFLFLGPTGVGKTELVKATASFLFDDDRAMTRIDMSEFMEKHAVARLIGAPPGYVGYEEGGTLTEAVRRRPYQVILFDEVEKAHEDVFNILLQVLDDGRLTDGQGRTVDFRNCIIVLTSNLGSQAISELPDGAEVEQARPAVMRAVRERFRPEFLNRLDEVVLFRRLAREDMGRIVEIQLGRLRELLEDRKITLTLDEAARDWLAEAGYDPVYGARPLKRVIQRNLQDRLAGMLLEGTVKPGDSLEVTEGPDGLEVKTVAEAPV